Proteins found in one Aquibium microcysteis genomic segment:
- a CDS encoding IS4 family transposase: MNDSLHAMNWDELVARLGSEEELTRSAREAGALLRKRQVSSATILLRLCFAYVLGRFSLRTLAAWAEQRGLASMSDVAMLRRLKASADWVGDLVSELLAERCPEALAGSSGGLRMMAVDATVVAPPGPKRAYWMVHTVFDLSRLRLCSVDVTDRHDAERLSRGVVQAGELRIADRAHARADDLARVVEAGGAFLVRAPSTHPRLLDGEGRLLDRLALCREAGEKGVLDRPVRVQDRKSKVEVAARVVILPLPPEAAAKARRAARRLAAKAGYEPSEAGIEMAGCLVLLTSLPSDGWPPERLASTYRLRWQVELAFKRMKSLVGLEDLRAKDPNLARLWINTALLAALLTEDDLPALGPEAPDSLPLAA, from the coding sequence ATGAATGATTCGCTGCACGCCATGAATTGGGACGAGCTGGTCGCGCGACTGGGCTCGGAGGAGGAGTTGACGAGGAGCGCGCGGGAGGCGGGTGCGCTGCTTCGAAAGCGGCAGGTGTCCAGCGCCACAATTCTGTTGCGGTTGTGTTTCGCCTATGTGCTGGGGCGGTTTTCGCTTCGCACGCTGGCGGCCTGGGCCGAGCAGCGAGGCCTGGCGTCGATGTCCGACGTGGCGATGCTCAGGCGGCTGAAGGCCAGTGCCGACTGGGTGGGCGACCTGGTCTCGGAACTGCTCGCCGAGCGCTGCCCCGAAGCCCTGGCCGGTTCGAGCGGCGGACTGCGGATGATGGCGGTCGACGCCACGGTGGTGGCGCCGCCCGGACCCAAGCGGGCCTATTGGATGGTGCATACGGTGTTCGACCTCTCGAGGCTCAGGCTGTGTTCGGTGGACGTGACCGATCGGCATGATGCCGAGCGGTTGTCGCGCGGCGTCGTCCAGGCCGGCGAATTGCGGATCGCCGATCGCGCCCACGCCAGGGCGGACGATCTGGCTCGGGTGGTCGAGGCTGGCGGCGCGTTCCTGGTTCGCGCCCCTTCGACCCATCCGCGCCTGCTGGATGGGGAGGGTCGGCTGCTGGATCGTCTGGCGCTGTGCCGCGAGGCGGGCGAGAAGGGCGTGCTCGATCGGCCGGTGAGGGTCCAGGACCGCAAGTCGAAGGTCGAGGTGGCCGCCCGGGTGGTGATCCTGCCCCTGCCGCCCGAGGCGGCGGCGAAGGCCAGGCGCGCGGCGCGCCGTCTGGCCGCCAAGGCGGGGTACGAGCCCAGCGAGGCCGGCATCGAGATGGCCGGTTGTCTGGTGCTGCTGACGTCGCTCCCGTCGGACGGCTGGCCGCCCGAACGGCTCGCCTCGACCTATCGGCTGCGATGGCAGGTCGAGCTGGCGTTCAAACGGATGAAGTCGCTGGTGGGCCTGGAAGACCTCCGCGCAAAAGATCCCAACCTGGCGCGCCTGTGGATCAACACCGCCCTTCTGGCCGCCCTGCTGACCGAAGACGACCTGCCGGCCCTCGGTCCCGAGGCGCCGGACTCTCTCCCCCTGGCCGCCTGA